One Rosa chinensis cultivar Old Blush chromosome 3, RchiOBHm-V2, whole genome shotgun sequence DNA window includes the following coding sequences:
- the LOC112193453 gene encoding uncharacterized protein LOC112193453 gives MIICKNIYFFTNTHKVPKKVVFSLEKPRFDLLIISFMPSPTARPWDVVVGRATEVWLSSGGSSWNSGGHYRGCTLTVARFPIPALSMLLGNVCERDKQRRGGGMPVGRRDLTHLWASTKGDLGLAGWAVWTAGVRSVLIADRFGGGWSVSVVLGHLRSAFGWSSDVEFWQPGSGSDGDVGRGATVRAFPAMADCVQASSWALWYLGLKLLFRPIYFAFSFMLIICFLVLSGFMLIIMSYSRFVGRGGRCPGLCTLSAVSGLGRWQASCIVKWLQPPSGRMKPSVTEFIFRWQHSGKVGIISLLWLRVSIIFPVCRQNCKANGVANCALFASWCVIEYTLLVETSDIISECSLKASYYLGFRLYVPPLYSMVSLMVMA, from the coding sequence ATGATaatatgtaaaaacatatatttcTTTACGAATACTCATAAAGTTCCGAAAAAAGTCGTTTTCTCTCTAGAAAAACCTAGGTTTGATCTTCTCATCATCTCCTTCATGCCTAGTCCGACGGCACGTCCTTGGGAcgtcgtcgtcggacgggccaCAGAGGTCTGGTTGTCCAGTGGTGGTTCCTCATGGAATAGTGGTGGTCACTATAGGGGCTGTACGTTGACGGTTGCAAGGTTTCCGATTCCGGCCTTGTCAATGTTGCTTGGAAACGTTTGTGAGAGGGATAAGCAGAGGAGGGGTGGGGGAATGCCGGTGGGGCGGCGAGATCTCACTCATCTTTGGGCATCGACGAAAGGAGATTTGGGGTTGGCTGGGTGGGCGGTTTGGACTGCAGGGGTGCGATCTGTTTTGATTGCAGATCGATTTGGCGGTGGCTGGTCGGTGTCGGTCGTTTTAGGCCATCTCAGATCTGCTTTTGGGTGGTCAAGTGATGTCGAGTTTTGGCAGCCAGGGAGTGGGAGTGACGGGGATGTTGGTAGAGGTGCGACAGTGAGAGCGTTTCCGGCGATGGCTGACTGCGTGCAGGCCTCTAGTTGGGCCTTGTGGTACCTGGGCCTGAAACTGCTTTTTCGGCCCATTTATTTTGCCTTTAGTTTTATgcttattatttgttttttagttttaagTGGCTTTATGCTCATAATAATGTCCTACTCTAGGTTTGTAGGGCGAGGTGGACGCTGTCCTGGTTTGTGCACCTTGAGTGCCGTGTCTGGCCTAGGGAGGTGGCAAGCTTCTTGCATTGTCAAATGgttgcaacctcctagtggcagaatgaaGCCAAGTGTCACCGAATTTATTTttcggtggcaacatagtgggaaagttgGTATTATTAGTTTACTATGGCTCCGTGTGAGcattatctttccggtatgtcgccaaaattgtaaagcaaatggagtagccaattgtgcactctttgctagttggtgcgtgATAGAGTACACATTATTAGTAGAgacttctgatattatttcagaatGTTCCCTTAAGGCTTCTTATTATTTGGGGTTTAGGCtttatgtcccccccttgtattctatggtttcattaatggtTATGGCTTAA